In Mercurialis annua linkage group LG6, ddMerAnnu1.2, whole genome shotgun sequence, the following are encoded in one genomic region:
- the LOC126687116 gene encoding uncharacterized protein LOC126687116 yields the protein MVRKRYQEAKTGFEYIKSMNYDKYLRKVGLGREDWHFWKQVGKALVCTYTLFGAAWVYNETSPLGWWTLKPMPKEERELAHLYERKEYPYPGDAEAMEEFVAQGGMIGTAIGPKGNLENDKDSFNYQKELQKEKFEQESQKLWIRMRNEVIQELQEKGYDVE from the exons ATGGTTCGCAAACGTTACCAAGAAGCCAAAACAG GCTTTGAGTATATAAAATCGATGAATTACGACAAGTACTTGAGGAAAGTCGGATTGGGAAGAGAAGACTGGCATTTCTGGAAGCAAGTAGGCAAGGCTTTGGTCTGTACCTACACGCTTTTCGGCGCGGCTTGGGTCTACAATGAGACATCACCACTTGGCTGGTGGACATTGAAGCCAATGCCAAAGGAGGAGAGGGAGTTGGCCCACTTGTATGAGAGGAAGGAGTATCCGTACCCGGGGGATGCGGAAGCCATGGAAGAGTTTGTTGCTCAAGGAGGAATGATTGGTACTGCAATTGGGCCGAAAGGGAACCTTGAAAATGATAAGGATTCTTTTAATTATCAGAAGGAATTGCAGAAGGAAAAGTTCGAACAAGAATCGCAGAAATTGTGGATTCGAATGAGGAATGAGGTTATTCAAGAACTTCAAGAGAAAGGGTACGATGTTGAGTGA
- the LOC126687115 gene encoding protein OCTOPUS-like, whose product MTVPPPPQHHLPPLHHHRHSTCHRHPSKPITGFCACCLRERLAGIDPDTHQETPLTHLAAELRRCKSYSCSSNLNNASSSSTSTTATNPSDQPRRKSCDVRSRNTLSDLFNSDDSKKRFSFNSKLKVEKLCLDLKEEEEENEGIIRVFDEVSERNVDDFDEDGEFKTMKEFIDLEWETKKNGGKDFSFWNAASVFRNKLVKWQLKQKKKSDNSHKKENQNGGVVDGDKPSVRRLRDTQSEIGEYGLGRRSCDTDPRFSIDMARLSVDDSRYSFDEPRASWDGYLIGKTYPRLAPLVAVLEDAKLSANGIENQNEALDLNKEGESSPGGTAQTKEFYSDRRRRKSFDRLSSNRRLTLGDEEFKSISNTKVSPEIGLFHGAKLLVTEKELRDSNWYSLKDYHRESSDALAKDVDSIAAKISKKGFKFKNKQKWRSVWNIWGLMQRRNGSKCEDEESSIGGNEVDERIEESVHKVGGVASVEANETVSQKLIRSYTVSTRDASKMACSASSITDVKMLQRNKSARYSPSHLDNGMLRFYLTPLRSYGRSKSGRSRLQNSHPTARNVP is encoded by the coding sequence ATGACAGTACCACCACCACCCCAACACCACCTCCCGCCcctccaccaccaccgccaCTCCACTTGCCACCGCCACCCCTCCAAACCCATCACCGGTTTTTGTGCCTGCTGCCTCCGTGAACGTCTTGCAGGAATCGACCCTGACACCCACCAAGAAACCCCTCTCACCCACCTCGCCGCCGAGCTCCGCCGCTGCAAATCTTATTCTTGCAGCTCAAATCTTAACAACGCATCCTCCTCCTCCACTAGCACCACCGCCACCAACCCTTCTGATCAGCCACGCCGTAAGTCTTGCGATGTCAGGTCAAGAAATACTCTCTCTGATCTCTTTAACAGTGATGATAGTAAGAAAAGATTTAGCTTTAATAGCAAGTTAAAGGTTGAAAAATTGTGTCTTGACTTGaaagaagaagaggaggaaaATGAAGGTATAATTAGGGTTTTTGATGAGGTTAGTGAGAGAAATGTTGATGATTTTGATGAAGATGGGGAGTTTAAAACTATGAAGGAATTTATAGATCTTGAATGGGAGACAAAGAAAAATGGAGGTAAAGATTTTAGCTTTTGGAATGCAGCTTCTGTTTTTAGAAACAAGTTAGTTAAATGGCAGTTAAAACAGAAGAAAAAAAGTGATAATAGCCATAAGAAGGAAAACCAAAATGGTGGCGTTGTAGATGGTGATAAGCCAAGTGTTAGAAGATTGAGAGATACCCAATCGGAGATTGGGGAATACGGGCTTGGTAGAAGATCTTGTGATACTGATCCAAGGTTTTCAATTGATATGGCTAGATTATCTGTTGATGATTCAAGGTATTCGTTTGATGAACCTAGGGCTTCATGGGATGGATATTTGATTGGTAAAACGTATCCAAGACTTGCTCCTTTGGTTGCTGTTTTAGAGGATGCTAAGTTATCAGCTAATGGGATTGAGAATCAGAATGAGGCTTTGGATTTGAATAAAGAAGGTGAGAGTAGCCCCGGAGGTACGGCTCAGACTAAGGAGTTTTACTCTGATAGAAGGAGGAGGAAGAGTTTTGATCGTTTGAGTTCCAATCGGAGATTGACTTTAGGCGATGAGGAGTTTAAATCGATTTCAAATACTAAGGTATCTCCTGAAATTGGGTTATTCCATGGAGCAAAGTTGTTGGTTACAGAGAAAGAATTGAGGGATTCGAATTGGTATTCACTTAAAGATTATCATAGGGAGAGCTCTGATGCTCTTGCTAAGGATGTTGATTCCATTGCTGCGAAGATTAGTAAGAAAGGTTTCAAATTTAAGAACAAGCAGAAATGGCGTAGCGTGTGGAATATTTGGGGTTTGATGCAGAGGAGAAACGGTAGCAAATGCGAGGATGAGGAAAGTAGTATTGGTGGAAACGAAGTCGATGAGCGAATAGAGGAGTCCGTACATAAGGTTGGTGGAGTAGCCAGCGTGGAAGCAAACGAAACTGTCAGTCAAAAGCTTATACGGAGTTATACTGTTAGCACTAGAGATGCCAGCAAAATGGCATGCAGTGCCAGTAGTATAACTGATGTGAAAATGCTGCAGCGTAATAAGAGTGCAAGATATTCACCAAGCCACCTTGATAACGGGATGTTGAGGTTCTACTTGACTCCACTGAGGAGTTATGGAAGAAGCAAATCTGGAAGGAGTAGGCTGCAGAATTCACACCCTACGGCAAGAAATGTTCCGTAG
- the LOC126687434 gene encoding uncharacterized protein LOC126687434 encodes MEKAKEVFKLTEEESATVSQLTFTPHRVGIDCSFFEDFALRGIRVDRVEPGFVSCTFKVPPRLTDRSGKLATGAIANLVDEVGGAVVYVEGLPMNVSVDMSISFLSSANLNDELEITGKVLGRKGGYAGTSVLVKNKATGEIIAEGRHSLFGKHTSKM; translated from the exons ATGGAGAAAGCAAAAGAAGTTTTCAAATTAACCGAAGAAGAATCAGCAACCGTGTCGCAACTCACCTTTACGCCTCACCGAGTCGGAATCGATTGCAGCTTCTTCGAAGATTTTGCTCTACGAGGCATCCGAGTTGACAGAGTCGAACCCGGTTTCGTCTCCTGCACTTTCAAAGTCCCTCCTCGTCTCACC GATAGAAGCGGGAAATTGGCGACGGGAGCAATTGCGAATTTAGTGGATGAAGTAGGCGGTGCGGTGGTGTATGTGGAGGGACTTCCGATGAATGTTTCGGTGGATATGTCTATCTCTTTTCTTTCCTCTGCTAATCTCAAT GATGAATTGGAAATCACCGGTAAGGTTCTAGGAAGAAAAGGAGGGTATGCTGGAACAAGTGTTCTTGTGAAAAATAAAGCAACAGGGGAGATAATTGCTGAAGGCCGGCATTCATTATTCGGTAAACATACTAGCAAAATGTGA
- the LOC126687248 gene encoding probable anion transporter 4, chloroplastic has product MKSSSCNSVALNHSLPQFKHQNTITNPKRFTSIPFHSPAPSRFSDPRNANSLHFRQLQYHNSAKRNQFSRVRVSSEDAAAKFSSLSKEEEVIEGESSGNFREFITSERIKVAAMLALALSLCNADRVVMSVAIVPLSLAHGWTRAFSGIVQSSFLWGYLISPIVGGTLVDHYGGKVVMGWGVALWSLATFLTPFAAETSLWALMAMRALLGIAEGVALPCMNNMVARWFPPTERARAVGIAMAGFQLGCAIGLTLSPILMSRGGIFGPFVIFGLSGFLWVLVWLSAISSSPDRSSQISKCELDYILKAKKKSYPVENTPKTTRMIPPFKRLLSKMPTWALIVANSMHSWGFFVILSWMPIYFNSIYHVDLKRAAWFSAVPWSVMAFMGYFGGMLSDLMIRNGISITLTRKTMQSIGFIGPGIALIGLTTAKSPLVASAWLTVAVALKAFSHSGFLVNFQEIAPKYSGVIHGISNTAGSLAAIVGTVGAGFFVDLVGSFQGFLLLTSLLYFLSATFYIIFSTGERVNFD; this is encoded by the exons atgAAGTCGTCTTCTTGTAATTCAGTAGCTCTAAATCACTCTCTTCCTCAATTCAAACACCAGAACACCATAACAAAtccgaaacgtttcacttcaaTTCCATTTCATTCCCCAGCTCCCTCTCGTTTCTCCGATCCTCGAAACGCTAATTCATTACATTTCCGGCAGTTACAATATCATAATTCTGCTAAAAGAAACCAATTCTCTCGAGTTAGGGTTTCATCGGAAGATGCCGCTGCTAAATTCAGTTCGTTATCTAAAGAAGAAGAGGTAATAGAAGGAGAATCAAGTGGTAATTTTAGAGAGTTTATAACATCAGAGAGAATAAAAGTAGCAGCAATGCTTGCATTAGCTTTATCTCTATGTAATGCAGATCGCGTTGTTATGTCTGTGGCTATTGTTCCTTTGTCTCTTGCTCATGGTTGGACCCGTGCTTTCTCTGGGATTGTTCAG TCTTCTTTTCTGTGGGGATACTTAATTTCGCCCATAGTTGGGGGGACTTTAGTGGATCATTATGGGGGTAAGGTAGTTATGGGATGGGGAGTCGCCCTGTGGTCGTTAGCTACCTTTCTTACTCCCTTTGCAGCTGAAACTTCTTTGTGGGCTCTAATGGCGATGCGAGCCTTGCTTGGCATTGCAGAAGGTGTGGCTCTTCCTTGTATGAACAACATGGTGGCGAG ATGGTTTCCGCCGACGGAACGTGCCAGGGCTGTTGGAATTGCGATGGCTGGATTTCAGCTTGGATGTGCAATTGGACTCACGCTATCCCCAATCCTAATGTCACGAGGTGGTATATTTGGGCCATTTGTAATTTTTGGTCTATCTGGATTCCTTtgggttttggtttggttatctGCAATATCAAGCTCCCCCGACAGAAGTTCTCAGATATCAAAATGTGAATTGGACTACATTCTAAAGGCAAAGAAGAAATCTTACCCAGTTGAGAATACACCAAAGACAACAAGAATGATCCCACCTTTTAAACGCCTGTTATCTAAAATGCCTACATGGGCTCTAATTGTTGCAAATTCCATGCACAGCTGG GGATTCTTTGTCATTCTTTCGTGGATGCCTATCTACTTTAACTCG ATTTATCATGTCGACCTCAAACGAGCAGCATGGTTTAGTGCTGTTCCATGGAGTGTTATGGCATTTATGGGATACTTTGGTGGCATGCTGTCAGACTTGATGATAAGGAATGGCATAAGCATTACTTTGACTCGCAAGACCATGCAG TCAATTGGTTTTATTGGCCCAGGGATTGCTCTTATTGGTTTGACAACTGCAAAAAGCCCACTTGTTGCATCTGCTTGGCTTACAGTAGCAGTTGCCTTGAAAGCTTTTAGTCATTCTGGTTTTCTTGTGAACTTTCAG GAGATCGCTCCGAAGTATTCTGGTGTCATACAtg GAATATCAAATACTGCTGGAAGTTTAGCTGCCATAGTGGGAACTGTCGGAGCTGGTTTCTTTGTTGATCTGGTTGGCTCTTTCCAAGGATTTCTGTTGCTTACATCACTTCTATATTTTCTCTCTGCCACATTCTATATTATCTTTTCTACTGGAGAAAGGGtgaattttgattaa
- the LOC126687249 gene encoding calmodulin-binding receptor-like cytoplasmic kinase 1, with the protein MSLQMRNTSTPYNLQSSQRRHNSVTRTYPVLKYIRKVTGVFTFFLFRRKKARGDVTVAKKSNNLVEKVSFSTDLSTGSSKSNSRFTFSSSYGSSSTASRMVGTVNFTIEEIYKATENFSPANKIGDGGFGTVYKGKLKDGSLVAVKRAKQNNYDKRLSLEYKNEVLTLSKIEHLNLVRLYGYLEHRDERVIVIEYVSNGNLRQHLDGTRGNGLEIAQRLDIAIDVAHAITYLHMYTDHPIIHRDIKASNILITEKLRAKVADFGFARLTAGDSGDTHISTNIKGTTGYLDPAYLMTYQLTEKSDVYSFGVLLVELMTGRHPIDHKRPLKEKVTVRWAMQKLKQKEAILVMDPRVKRSPGSNMAVEKILELASKCVASLRPSRPSMEQCVEILWRIRKELKENSASASASSSSASSSHHQSANFPARDPKKSRERTFGIKGEYKFISA; encoded by the exons ATGTCTTTGCAAATGAGGAACACATCTACTCCCTACAATTTACAATCAAGCCAAAGAAGACACAATTCTGTAACCAGAACATATCCTGTCTTGAAATATATACGCAAGGTTACTGGAGTCTTTACATTTTTCCTTTTCCGGCGAAAAAAGGCTAGAGGAGATGTAACTGTTGCAAAGAAAAGCAACAATCTGGTTGAGAAGGTTTCCT TTTCAACTGATCTTTCAACAGGAAGCAGTAAGAGTAATTCAAGATTCACTTTCTCTAGTTCTTATGGATCTTCTAGCACTGCAAGCAGAATGGTTGGAACAGTCAATTTCACCATTGAAGAGATTTATAAGGCAACTGAAAATTTCTCTCCAGCAAATAAGATTGGAGATGGTGGTTTTGGAACAGTTTATAAAGGGAAGCTCAAAGATGGATCTCTTGTTGCAGTAAAGCGTGCTAAACAG AATAATTATGACAAGCGTTTGTCTCTGGAATACAAGAATGAAGTACTTACCCTCTCTAAGATTGAACATTTGAATTTGGTGAGATTATATGGATATCTAGAGCATAGAGACGAGCGGGTCATTGTTATTGAATACGTCAGCAATGGAAATCTTCGACAACATCTGGATG GCACACGAGGAAATGGACTAGAGATCGCTCAACGTCTGGACATTGCAATTGATGTAGCTCATGCGATTACCTATCTTCATATGTATACAG ATCATCCTATAATCCACAGAGATATAAAAGCATCAAACATCCTGATTACTGAAAAACTCCGTGCCAAAGTAGCAGATTTCGGGTTCGCACGACTGACAGCTGGGGATTCTGGTGATACTCACATTTCAACTAATATCAAAGGAACAACAGGCTACTTAGATCCTGCATACCTTATGACATATCAACTCACTGAAAAGAGTGATGTCTATTCTTTTGGTGTTTTGCTTGTTGAACTGATGACAGGAAGACATCCAATTGATCATAAGAGACCATTGAAAGAGAAAGTAACTGTAAGATGG GCAATGCAGAAATTAAAACAGAAGGAAGCTATATTAGTTATGGATCCAAGGGTAAAGAGAAGTCCTGGTTCAAACATGGCAGTAGAGAAAATCCTTGAATTAGCTAGCAAATGTGTTGCCTCTCTAAGACCATCAAGACCTTCCATGGAACAATGTGTTGAGATTCTATGGAGAATCCGAAAAGAGTTGAAAGAAAATTCTGCATCTGCATCTGCATCTTCATCCTCAGCATCTTCATCTCATCATCAGTCTGCAAATTTTCCTGCAAGAGATCCAAAGAAGAGCAGAGAAAGAACATTTGGGATTAAAGGAGAGTATAAGTTTATTTCTGCATGA
- the LOC126686494 gene encoding alpha-glucan phosphorylase, H isozyme has translation MASVESNGSRSISVSAVSSSKIPPTANPLANDPSEIASNINYHAQYSPHFSLFKFEPEQAYYATAQSVRDRLIQQWNETYLHYHKVDPKQTYYLSMEFLQGRALTNAIGNLDIQGAYADALNKLGHQLEEIVEQEKDAALGNGGLGRLASCFLDSMATLNLPAWGYGLRYRYGLFKQRIAKEGQEEVAEDWLEKFSPWEVVRHDVVFPVRFFGQVQVTPDGSRKWVGGEVVQALAYDVPIPGYKTKNTNSLRLWEAKASAEDFNLFQFNDGKYESAAQLHSRAQQICAVLYPGDATEDGKLLRLKQQYFLCSASLQDIILRFKERRTGKGSWDWSEFPSKVAVQMNDTHPTLAIPELMRLLMDDEGLGWDEAWELTTRTVAYTNHTVLPEALEKWSQAVMWKLLPRHMEIIEEIDKRFIAMIRSSRVDLESKLPNMRILDNNPQKPVVRMANLCVVSSHTVNGVAQLHSDILKAELFSDYVSIWPKKFQNKTNGITPRRWLRFCSPELSNIITKWLKTDKWVTNLDLLVGLREFAENSDLQAQWDSAKMANKQRLAQYILRVTGESIDPDSLFDIQVKRIHEYKRQLMNILGAVYRYKKLKEMSAEERKKTTPRTIMIGGKAFATYTNAKRIVKLVNDVGAVVNTDPEVNSYLKIVFVPNYNVSVAEMLIPGSELSQHISTAGMEASGTSNMKFALNGCLIIGTLDGANVEIREEVGEENFFLFGATADEVPKLRKEREDGLFKPDPRFEEAKQFVRSGAFGSYDYNPLLQSLEGNSGYGCGDYFLVGHDFPSYLDAQDRVDEAYKDRKRWLKMSILSTAGSGKFSSDRTIAQYANEIWNIKECRVP, from the exons ATGGCTAGTGTAGAAAGCAATGGAAGTAGAAGCATTTCTGTATCAGCAGTTTCTTCCTCTAAAATCCCACCAACTGCAAATCCATTAGCTAATGATCCATCAGAAATTGCTTCTAATATCAATTACCATGCACAATACTCTCCTCATTTCTCTCTTTTCAAATTTGAACCAGAACAAGCTTACTATGCCACTGCTCAGAGTGTCCGTGATCGCCTTATTCAA CAATGGAATGAGACCTATCTTCATTATCATAAAGTTGATCCAAAGCAGACGTACTACTTGTCCATGGAGTTTCTTCAAGGACGAGCTTTGACGAATGCAATTGGGAACTTGGATATTCAAGGTGCATATGCTGATGCTTTAAATAAGTTGGGGCATCAACTTGAAGAAATTGTCGAGCAG GAGAAGGATGCAGCACTTGGAAATGGTGGCTTAGGCAGACTTGCTTCATGCTTTCTAGACTCAATGGCAACTTTAAATTTGCCTGCTTGGGGATATGGTCTGAGGTACAGATATGGGCTCTTTAAACAACGGATCGCCAAGGAGGGCCAAGAAGAAGTTGCTGAGGACTGGCTTGAG AAGTTCAGTCCCTGGGAAGTTGTCAGGCACGATGTTGTCTTTCCTGTCCGATTCTTTGGTCAAGTCCAGGTCACTCCAGATGGATC CCGAAAATGGGTTGGCGGAGAGGTCGTGCAAGCCTTAGCTTATGATGTGCCAATTCCAGGATACAAAACCAAGAATACCAATAGTCTTCGTCTATGGGAAGCAAAAGCATCCGCCGAGGACTTCAACCTGTTCCAATTTAATGATGGCAAGTATGAATCAGCTGCACAACTTCATTCTCGAGCTCAGCAG ATATGTGCAGTCCTCTATCCCGGGGATGCAACAGAAGATGGAAAGCTTTTACGACTAAAACAACAGTATTTCCTTTGTAGCGCATCACTTCAG GATATCATTCTCAGATTTAAGGAGAGAAGAACTGGGAAGGGATCATGGGACTGGTCTGAATTTCCCAGCAAAGTTGCAGTACAAATGAATGATACTCATCCTACTCTTGCAATTCCAGAGCTTATGCGATTACTAATGGATGATGAAGGACTTGGATGGGATGAAGCTTGGGAGTTGACAACGAG GACTGTCGCTTATACCAATCACACAGTCCTTCCTGAAGCACTGGAGAAGTGGTCACAAGCAGTGATGTGGAAACTTCTTCCACGTCATATGGAGATTATAGAAGAAATAGACAAGAGG TTCATTGCGATGATACGTAGCAGTAGAGTTGATCTTGAGAGCAAGCTTCCGAACATGCGCATCTTGGATAACAATCCTCAAAAGCCGGTTGTTCGGATGGCAAACTTATGTGTAGTTTCTTCACATACG GTTAATGGTGTTGCCCAGTTACATAGTGATATCTTAAAAGCTGAACTGTTTTCAGACTACGTCTCAATATGGCCGAAAAAGttccaaaataaaacaaatggcATAACCCCTCGCCGGTGGCTCCGTTTTTGTAGTCCTGAGCTCAGTAACATTATCACAAAATGGTTAAAAACTGACAAATGGGTTACCAACCTTGACCTGCTTGTAGGTCTTCGAGAA TTTGCAGAGAATTCAGACCTCCAAGCTCAATGGGACTCTGCCAAGATGGCTAATAAGCAGCGTTTGGCACAGTACATATTGCGAGTGACAGGTGAAAGCATCGATCCAGATAGTCTGTTTGACATACAAGTAAAGCGAATCCATGAGTACAAAAGGCAGCTTATGAATATCTTGGGTGCCGTCTATAGGTACAAGAAATTAAAG GAGATGAGTGCTGAAGAGCGGAAAAAGACAACTCCGCGCACTATTATGATTGGAGGAAAAGCATTTGCAACTTACACGAATGCTAAAAGGATAGTGAAGCTGGTAAATGATGTTGGTGCTGTTGTCAACACTGATCCTGAAGTCAATAGCTATTTGAAG ATAGTATTTGTTCCAAATTACAATGTATCTGTAGCAGAGATGCTGATTCCGGGAAGTGAGCTATCACAGCATATTAGTACCGCAGGAATGGAGGCAAGTGGCACAAGCAACATGAAGTTTGCACTCAATGGTTGCCTTATAATAGGAACACTCGACGGGGCTAATGTGGAAATCAGAGAGGAAGTAGGGGAGgaaaatttctttctttttggtGCAACAGCCGATGAAGTCCCTAAACTGCGCAAGGAAAGAGAGGATGGACTG TTCAAACCAGATCCTCGCTTTGAAGAGGCCAAGCAATTCGTTAGAAGCGGAGCATTTGGAAGCTACGATTACAATCCACTTTTACAGTCTCTCGAGGGCAACTCTGGTTATGGTTGTGGTGATTATTTTCTTGTCGGGCATGATTTCCCAAGCTATTTGGACGCACAGGACAGAGTAGATGAAGCTTACAA GGATCGCAAGAGGTGGTTGAAAATGTCAATATTAAGCACCGCTGGCAGCGGAAAATTCAGCAGCGATCGCACAATTGCTCAATACGCCAACGAGATATGGAATATAAAGGAGTGCCGGGTACCGTAA